One segment of Candidatus Omnitrophota bacterium DNA contains the following:
- the tal gene encoding transaldolase, which translates to MPKTKMHEIAALGQSFWIDNISRSMIASGRLKSLIDQGLRGQTSNPTIFKQAVTSSADYDSRIIELAEAGKSTFEIYDDLTIKDVQDAADLFKEVYAETKGLDGYVSLEINPKLGREIQAQFMEGLRLWKKLARPNVMIKVPATKNGCLVVEQLIAEGVNVNATLIFSAEQYQQVAWSYIKGLSRFAQEGGDVSKVRSVASIFVSRIDTAVDKWLGEEKASLKGRAAVHNCAIIFHKFGQTFSGADFKTLEAKGARVQRVLWASTGTKDPCYSDIKYVTELIVRPTVNTLPEKTLEAFLDHGTLKTAAVFKDVAASQRALEELRASGMDVNVLCLKLLDEGLLAFERSFEELTACIEEKTKKLCARGS; encoded by the coding sequence ATGCCTAAAACAAAGATGCACGAGATCGCGGCCCTCGGCCAGAGTTTTTGGATCGACAATATCAGCCGCTCTATGATCGCCTCCGGCCGTCTCAAATCCCTCATTGACCAGGGACTGCGCGGGCAAACGTCCAACCCAACCATCTTCAAACAGGCCGTCACGTCCAGCGCCGATTATGACAGCCGTATCATAGAATTAGCGGAAGCCGGCAAGTCCACATTTGAGATCTACGACGATCTGACCATCAAGGACGTTCAGGATGCCGCTGACCTTTTTAAAGAGGTCTATGCAGAGACCAAAGGTTTGGACGGTTATGTCAGTTTGGAGATCAACCCGAAATTGGGCAGGGAAATCCAGGCGCAATTCATGGAAGGGCTGCGTCTCTGGAAAAAATTGGCGCGGCCCAATGTGATGATCAAGGTCCCGGCCACCAAAAACGGCTGTCTGGTGGTTGAACAGTTGATCGCCGAAGGCGTTAACGTCAACGCGACCCTCATTTTTTCCGCTGAACAATACCAGCAGGTGGCCTGGAGTTATATCAAAGGATTAAGCCGTTTTGCCCAGGAAGGCGGAGATGTCAGCAAGGTCCGTTCGGTGGCCAGCATTTTCGTCAGCCGCATTGATACGGCCGTGGACAAATGGCTGGGCGAGGAAAAAGCGTCTTTGAAGGGGCGCGCCGCGGTGCACAATTGCGCGATCATTTTTCATAAGTTCGGCCAGACCTTTTCCGGCGCTGATTTCAAAACACTTGAAGCCAAAGGCGCCCGCGTTCAGCGCGTGCTGTGGGCTTCGACCGGGACCAAGGATCCCTGTTACAGCGATATCAAATACGTCACGGAACTGATCGTCCGTCCTACGGTCAATACCCTGCCGGAGAAGACCCTGGAAGCGTTTTTAGATCACGGGACGCTGAAGACTGCGGCGGTCTTTAAGGATGTGGCCGCGTCCCAGCGCGCCCTGGAGGAATTGAGGGCATCGGGCATGGACGTCAATGTCCTGTGCCTGAAATTGCTGGATGAAGGCCTTTTGGCGTTCGAGAGGTCTTTTGAAGAATTGACGGCCTGCATTGAAGAGAAAACAAAGAAACTGTGCGCCAGGGGCTCTTAA
- a CDS encoding transketolase family protein, translating into MELKPIPTRDGFGEEITALGRVNQNIVVVSGDLEDATRAEYFKKEFPERFFNLGIAEQDVIGTAAGLSTQGFVVFATSFAVFLTNRAYDMIRLDICYNNCNVKVVCSHGGVTVGEDGASAQCLEDFAIMRVLPNMRVICPADVLEAKKATRAITNTPGPFYMRTSRAPLPIITKQEDPFVIGKANVLRKGKDVTVIACGAMVSEALSAAEKLFHEGISVKVVNMHTIKPIDIQAIVVSVKETGAIVTAEEHQMAGGLGSAVAEVVAEHAPAPMEIIGVKDSFGESGTPAQLQAHYGLKDVNIIEAVKKVIKRK; encoded by the coding sequence ATGGAATTAAAACCCATCCCGACCCGTGACGGTTTCGGCGAAGAAATAACGGCTTTGGGCCGCGTCAATCAGAACATTGTCGTGGTTTCCGGCGACCTGGAAGACGCCACCCGCGCGGAATATTTCAAGAAAGAATTCCCCGAACGTTTTTTTAACCTCGGCATCGCGGAACAGGACGTGATCGGCACGGCCGCGGGTTTAAGCACCCAGGGTTTCGTCGTCTTTGCCACGTCGTTTGCCGTGTTTTTGACCAACCGCGCCTATGACATGATCCGCCTGGACATCTGCTACAACAATTGCAATGTCAAGGTGGTCTGCTCGCACGGCGGCGTGACCGTCGGGGAAGACGGGGCCAGCGCCCAGTGCCTGGAGGACTTTGCCATCATGCGGGTTTTGCCCAACATGAGGGTCATCTGCCCCGCGGATGTCCTTGAAGCCAAAAAAGCCACCCGCGCCATCACCAATACGCCTGGCCCTTTTTATATGCGCACCAGCCGCGCGCCGCTTCCCATCATCACCAAACAAGAAGACCCGTTTGTCATCGGCAAAGCCAATGTCCTGCGCAAGGGTAAGGATGTTACGGTCATTGCCTGCGGGGCCATGGTGTCCGAGGCCTTGTCCGCGGCCGAAAAATTGTTTCATGAGGGCATCAGCGTTAAAGTCGTGAACATGCACACCATCAAACCCATTGATATCCAAGCCATTGTCGTTTCCGTCAAGGAAACGGGCGCCATTGTCACGGCGGAAGAGCATCAAATGGCCGGCGGTTTGGGTAGCGCCGTCGCTGAAGTTGTAGCAGAGCATGCCCCGGCCCCCATGGAGATCATCGGGGTCAAGGACTCGTTCGGCGAAAGCGGTACGCCTGCCCAGTTGCAGGCGCACTACGGTTTGAAGGACGTCAATATCATTGAAGCGGTCAAAAAGGTCATCAAAAGAAAATGA
- a CDS encoding AMP-binding protein — protein MDPWSDLTSLSYVQVKALQDRKLRHFINRHVYPFSPHYRKLFDDNNIDPRHIRGTADLKHLPFTSKLDLISKENPQKFRDFVLAPDQEKMRRFWPKSELLKLAALSLCKGKEHVQDRLGREYRPVFMTFTTGTTNSPVPFIYSRADIGNLNLSGSRMVRLFDIAPDERIMNIFPFAPHLAFWQVFFGALESGVFSLSTGGGKVLGTEGNMVALSRIKPSVVLGVPSYVYHLVRFAQEKGQDLSYIKKIVLGAAKVTPGYKAKLSGMLARQGAKDVFIFGTYGFTEARSAWAECPAPHDVSSGYHLYPDKEIFEIVDPQTGQIKEEGQDGELVYTALDARASVVLRYRTGDIVTGGMTYGACPYCRRTTLRLSSDITRLSDNKDLQLSKIKGALVNLSHFGSVISDIPYVEEWQIEIRKHNNDPYDVDEVAVYITPKAGQDASALADDVKSKLVASAEISPNEVKIIPLSEMVKRLELETANKEKRIVDIRPKA, from the coding sequence ATGGATCCGTGGTCTGATCTCACGTCTTTATCGTACGTTCAAGTCAAAGCCCTCCAGGACCGGAAGTTACGCCATTTCATCAACCGTCACGTTTATCCGTTCAGTCCCCATTACCGCAAATTATTTGATGACAACAACATTGATCCCCGCCATATCCGCGGTACCGCGGACTTAAAGCACCTTCCTTTCACCAGCAAACTGGACCTCATTTCCAAAGAAAACCCCCAGAAATTCCGCGATTTCGTCCTTGCGCCGGACCAGGAAAAGATGCGCCGCTTTTGGCCCAAAAGTGAATTATTGAAGTTAGCGGCCCTGTCTTTATGCAAAGGCAAAGAACATGTCCAGGACCGTCTGGGCCGCGAATACCGTCCGGTCTTTATGACGTTCACGACCGGAACGACCAACAGCCCCGTGCCTTTTATCTACAGCCGCGCTGACATCGGCAATTTGAACCTTTCCGGAAGCCGGATGGTGCGTCTGTTCGATATCGCGCCCGATGAGCGCATCATGAACATTTTTCCTTTTGCCCCGCATCTGGCGTTCTGGCAGGTGTTTTTCGGAGCGCTGGAATCGGGGGTATTCTCTTTGAGCACCGGCGGGGGAAAGGTCCTGGGCACCGAGGGCAACATGGTCGCGCTCTCGCGCATCAAACCGTCGGTGGTCCTGGGCGTGCCCAGTTACGTTTATCATCTGGTGCGTTTTGCCCAGGAAAAAGGGCAGGACCTCTCATACATCAAAAAGATCGTGCTGGGCGCCGCCAAGGTCACCCCGGGGTATAAAGCAAAACTCTCCGGGATGCTCGCCCGGCAGGGGGCCAAGGACGTTTTTATTTTCGGGACCTATGGTTTTACAGAGGCGCGTTCGGCCTGGGCCGAATGCCCGGCGCCCCATGACGTTTCCAGCGGTTATCATCTTTATCCAGACAAAGAGATCTTTGAGATCGTTGACCCGCAAACAGGCCAGATCAAGGAAGAAGGCCAGGATGGGGAACTGGTCTATACCGCGCTGGATGCCCGTGCCAGCGTTGTCCTGCGTTACCGCACCGGCGATATCGTCACAGGCGGCATGACGTACGGGGCATGTCCTTATTGCCGGAGGACGACCTTGCGGTTGTCGAGCGATATCACCCGCCTTTCCGACAATAAAGACCTGCAATTGTCCAAGATCAAAGGCGCTTTGGTCAATTTGAGCCATTTCGGCAGTGTCATCAGCGACATCCCGTATGTTGAGGAATGGCAGATCGAGATCCGCAAACACAACAATGATCCCTATGATGTGGACGAGGTGGCCGTGTACATCACGCCTAAAGCAGGGCAGGATGCGTCGGCTCTGGCGGACGATGTCAAAAGCAAACTGGTGGCCAGCGCGGAGATTTCCCCCAACGAGGTGAAGATCATCCCGCTTTCCGAAATGGTCAAACGTCTGGAACTGGAAACGGCCAACAAGGAAAAACGGATCGTGGATATCCGGCCGAAAGCGTAA
- the gcvPA gene encoding aminomethyl-transferring glycine dehydrogenase subunit GcvPA, whose protein sequence is MNPYITNTDAEVRQMLDIAGVPSIDGLFADIKPKHRPKSFDLPEGLSEYEVVRKVTGLSLKNNVHLVPFLGGGFYDHYIPSAVGMLTSRGEFYTAYTPYQPECAQGTLQSLFEYQSSMCALTGMDVSNASLYDGGTALYEAMMMAMGVTGRSKIIMDGGVSPIYRKILKTYTHHLHYQFEETPVVHGQSSRPEIEKLLDRNTAAVILQNPNFFGAIDDLTDIIEKAHSVGALAIVSVYPVSLGLLKTPGAMGADIVTGEGQSLGLPLNFGGPYLGFMTVRGKYMRKMPGRIVGETVDTQGRRCFVNTLQAREQHIRREKATSNICTNVSLCALQAAIFMSMIGRQGLKEMAQLNLDKAEYAKQEIAKIKGVEVKRSSPTFNEFTICLPKDASDVVGAMIKKGFAAGFPLGRYYKGMEKYLLVAVTEKRTKAEIDAYVKALEETL, encoded by the coding sequence GTGAACCCTTATATCACCAATACCGATGCCGAAGTCCGGCAAATGCTGGACATTGCCGGCGTTCCTTCCATAGACGGACTTTTTGCGGACATCAAGCCCAAACACCGTCCGAAGTCCTTTGATCTGCCCGAGGGGCTTTCCGAATATGAGGTCGTGCGCAAGGTCACCGGGCTTTCCTTAAAAAATAACGTGCACCTGGTGCCGTTCTTGGGCGGCGGATTTTACGACCATTACATTCCTTCGGCCGTGGGCATGCTCACGTCACGCGGGGAATTTTACACCGCCTATACGCCCTATCAGCCCGAATGCGCGCAGGGCACCCTGCAGTCCCTGTTTGAATACCAGAGTTCCATGTGCGCTTTGACGGGCATGGACGTGTCCAACGCCTCTTTGTATGACGGCGGCACGGCCTTGTATGAGGCCATGATGATGGCGATGGGCGTCACGGGCCGTTCCAAGATCATCATGGACGGCGGGGTCAGCCCCATTTACCGCAAAATTCTCAAGACCTACACGCATCATTTGCATTATCAATTTGAAGAAACGCCGGTCGTGCACGGGCAAAGCAGCCGGCCCGAGATCGAAAAACTCCTGGACCGGAACACCGCGGCCGTTATCCTGCAGAACCCTAATTTTTTTGGCGCCATCGATGACCTGACCGATATTATTGAAAAGGCCCATAGCGTCGGAGCCTTGGCCATTGTCAGCGTTTATCCGGTGTCGCTGGGATTGCTCAAGACCCCCGGGGCCATGGGCGCGGACATCGTCACCGGCGAAGGCCAGTCCCTGGGATTGCCGCTGAATTTCGGCGGGCCGTATCTGGGGTTCATGACCGTGCGCGGGAAATACATGCGCAAAATGCCCGGCCGCATCGTCGGGGAAACCGTTGATACCCAAGGGCGCCGCTGTTTTGTCAATACCCTGCAGGCGCGCGAACAGCACATCCGCCGCGAAAAGGCCACGTCCAACATTTGCACCAATGTTTCCTTGTGCGCTTTGCAGGCGGCGATCTTCATGTCCATGATCGGCCGTCAGGGCTTGAAGGAAATGGCACAGCTGAATTTAGACAAGGCCGAATACGCCAAACAGGAAATAGCGAAGATCAAAGGTGTTGAGGTCAAGCGTTCTTCGCCGACGTTCAACGAGTTCACCATCTGCCTGCCCAAGGATGCTTCTGATGTCGTCGGAGCCATGATCAAGAAGGGCTTCGCCGCCGGGTTCCCGCTGGGGCGCTACTATAAAGGTATGGAGAAATATTTATTGGTGGCTGTCACGGAAAAGCGTACGAAGGCGGAAATTGATGCGTACGTTAAAGCGCTGGAAGAAACGTTATGA
- the gcvPB gene encoding aminomethyl-transferring glycine dehydrogenase subunit GcvPB translates to MKLIFEKSVQGRRGFRFPDSDVPVKAKVPQKYARGNDAPLPEVSELDVVRHYTLLSQKNFSVDTHFYPLGSCTMKYNPKFTEALSRLSGFADLHPLLPQLAGGEMLTQGALEVLYELEQWMCEMTGFSHFTLQPLAGAHGELTGIMLMAAYHKAKGNQKKKYVIIPDSAHGTNPASAAIAGYETISIPSNKDGGMDIAKLKSAVNDEVAGLMMTCPSTYGLFESNIDEIAKIIHSVDGIMYYDGANLNALLGRCRPGDLGFDVMHINTHKTFTTPHGGGGPGAGPVGVNDKLAKFLPISRVIKRKDGTFALDYDYPDSIGYIAAFYGNFALLLRAYAYLLMLGKEGLKATADHAVLNANYIMRRLQPYYKLCFDKLCMHEAVFSASIQASRGVHAIDIAKFLIDRGIHPPTVYFPISVPEAVMIEPTETESKQTMDAFIDEMIAADALSKLDPGAFKDLPKTMPISRPDEVKAARDVKTSYAF, encoded by the coding sequence ATGAAATTAATTTTTGAAAAGAGCGTTCAGGGCCGCAGGGGATTCAGGTTTCCGGATTCCGACGTGCCGGTTAAGGCCAAGGTGCCGCAAAAGTATGCCCGCGGCAACGATGCGCCCTTGCCCGAGGTATCGGAACTGGATGTCGTGCGCCATTATACCCTTTTGTCTCAAAAGAATTTCTCCGTCGACACCCATTTTTATCCGCTGGGCTCCTGCACCATGAAGTATAACCCCAAGTTCACCGAGGCCCTGTCGCGTCTGTCCGGTTTCGCTGACCTTCATCCGCTCCTGCCTCAACTGGCGGGTGGGGAAATGCTCACCCAGGGTGCCCTGGAGGTCCTTTACGAGCTTGAGCAATGGATGTGTGAAATGACCGGCTTTTCGCATTTTACGCTCCAGCCCCTGGCCGGCGCGCACGGCGAATTGACCGGCATTATGCTCATGGCCGCGTATCATAAGGCCAAAGGTAACCAGAAGAAGAAATATGTCATCATCCCGGATTCCGCCCACGGCACCAATCCGGCCAGCGCCGCCATCGCCGGATACGAGACCATTTCCATCCCTTCCAATAAAGACGGTGGAATGGACATCGCAAAATTAAAAAGCGCTGTCAACGACGAGGTGGCGGGCCTGATGATGACCTGCCCCAGCACCTACGGCCTTTTTGAATCCAACATTGATGAAATTGCCAAGATCATCCATTCCGTGGACGGGATCATGTATTATGACGGGGCCAATTTGAACGCACTGCTGGGCCGCTGCCGGCCCGGGGACTTGGGTTTTGACGTGATGCATATCAACACGCACAAGACATTCACGACACCGCACGGCGGGGGAGGCCCGGGCGCCGGACCTGTCGGGGTCAATGACAAACTCGCCAAGTTTTTGCCCATTTCACGGGTCATCAAACGCAAGGACGGCACCTTTGCCCTGGATTATGACTACCCTGATTCCATCGGATACATCGCGGCTTTTTACGGCAATTTTGCCCTTTTGTTGAGGGCTTACGCGTATCTCCTGATGCTCGGCAAAGAAGGCCTCAAGGCAACGGCCGACCACGCGGTTCTCAATGCCAATTACATCATGCGCCGTCTTCAGCCATACTATAAATTGTGTTTTGACAAGCTGTGCATGCACGAAGCGGTTTTTTCCGCGTCCATCCAGGCCAGCCGCGGCGTGCACGCCATTGACATTGCCAAATTCCTCATTGACCGCGGCATCCATCCGCCGACGGTGTATTTCCCCATCAGCGTACCCGAAGCGGTCATGATCGAGCCCACGGAAACCGAGTCCAAGCAGACCATGGACGCTTTTATCGATGAGATGATCGCCGCAGACGCCTTATCCAAGTTGGATCCCGGGGCCTTCAAAGACCTTCCCAAGACCATGCCGATCTCACGTCCTGATGAGGTCAAGGCCGCGCGCGACGTGAAGACATCTTATGCGTTTTGA
- the gcvT gene encoding glycine cleavage system aminomethyltransferase GcvT → MPTETVIHNTPLAGEHAALGAKMVTFGGWNMPLQYAGILAEWEDNRKRCSIFDCSHMGEFIICGDAVACGLDRIVTQTIADMPVLTCRYGVMLNDQGGVIDDCIVYRLTGEAWMMVVNAANIAKDAAHVKAHLSGNTPFRDASFETAKIDVQGPLSRDVLKPLVPGIERLSYYGFEVLDVAGIRCIVSRTGYTGELGYEIYCPWGQAVEIWRRILKDPGVKPTGLGVRDVLRIEMCYSLYGHELEENISPLEAGLDKFIDGNKDFIGKEAVLRQKEAGNHRTVGYFVSGSRKSPRAGHTLYNGQGRAVGTVTSGTFSAGLNAGVGIGFVEKGENVLEKKILFGDDKTKTEGMMTRRPFYKNGSLKK, encoded by the coding sequence ATGCCCACCGAAACAGTTATTCATAATACGCCTCTGGCCGGCGAACACGCCGCCCTTGGCGCCAAAATGGTGACTTTTGGCGGCTGGAACATGCCTTTGCAATATGCGGGCATTTTGGCCGAGTGGGAAGATAACCGCAAGAGATGTTCCATCTTTGACTGCTCTCATATGGGGGAGTTCATCATCTGCGGGGACGCCGTTGCCTGCGGTCTGGACCGGATCGTCACGCAGACCATCGCGGACATGCCGGTTTTGACCTGCCGTTACGGCGTCATGCTCAACGATCAGGGCGGTGTCATCGACGATTGCATTGTATACCGTCTGACCGGCGAGGCATGGATGATGGTGGTCAACGCGGCCAATATTGCCAAGGATGCCGCGCATGTCAAAGCGCATTTATCCGGGAACACCCCGTTTCGCGACGCGTCGTTCGAGACCGCGAAGATCGACGTGCAGGGCCCTTTATCGCGGGATGTTTTGAAACCTTTGGTCCCCGGCATTGAGCGTTTGTCTTATTACGGGTTCGAGGTCCTTGATGTGGCCGGCATCCGCTGCATCGTCAGCCGCACCGGATATACCGGCGAATTGGGCTATGAGATCTATTGTCCCTGGGGACAGGCCGTTGAAATATGGCGCCGCATTTTAAAGGACCCCGGTGTCAAGCCGACCGGCCTGGGCGTGCGCGACGTTTTGCGTATTGAGATGTGTTATTCGCTTTATGGCCATGAATTGGAGGAGAATATTTCTCCTCTGGAGGCGGGACTGGATAAGTTCATTGACGGAAACAAGGATTTTATCGGTAAAGAGGCGGTCCTTCGTCAAAAAGAGGCGGGCAACCACCGCACGGTCGGGTATTTTGTTTCCGGTTCGCGCAAATCGCCGCGCGCCGGCCATACGCTGTACAATGGACAGGGCAGGGCCGTCGGCACAGTGACGAGCGGGACATTTTCAGCGGGCCTGAATGCCGGGGTCGGCATCGGCTTTGTTGAAAAAGGGGAAAATGTCCTTGAAAAGAAAATTCTTTTCGGGGATGATAAAACCAAAACCGAAGGCATGATGACCCGCAGGCCGTTTTACAAGAACGGCTCTTTAAAAAAATGA
- a CDS encoding thiolase family protein → MMERIAVVNGIRTPFCKMGTAFNDLSAQELARIAARELIDRMALDVKVIDEVIFGNVAQPMDAANVARVIALLAGIPVTTPAFTVHRNCASGIEAVVSAAVRIRTGEGRCILAGGTESMSNIPFFFRKDTQEIFGEVQRAKTAVARLWAFLKFRPRHFSPRIGLMLGLTDPVCGLGMGQTAEVLAKEFGITRKEQDEFSLLSHQKAIAGRYALRQEIVPVIPGPKFRELVMDDNGPREGQTMEALGKLKAVFDRTGGTVTAGNASQITDGAVALLVASESRAKELGLEPLGYIRSFAFAGVEPRRMGIGPAHAIPIALKKAGLKLSDMQAVEINEAFAVQVLACLKAMDSPQFAKQFGYEGYTGSIDPAKLNVNGGAVALGHPVGATGARLILTMLKHLKRNNLNRGLVSLCIGGGQGAAVVLER, encoded by the coding sequence ATGATGGAAAGGATCGCGGTCGTCAACGGCATCAGGACCCCGTTTTGCAAGATGGGGACGGCTTTTAATGATTTGAGCGCGCAGGAATTGGCGCGCATCGCCGCGCGGGAACTGATCGACCGTATGGCGCTTGATGTCAAGGTCATCGACGAGGTGATCTTCGGCAACGTGGCCCAGCCGATGGACGCCGCCAACGTGGCGCGCGTCATCGCTTTGCTGGCCGGCATCCCTGTGACGACGCCGGCTTTCACCGTGCATCGCAATTGCGCTTCCGGCATCGAGGCCGTGGTGAGCGCCGCCGTCAGGATCAGGACCGGGGAAGGCCGCTGTATTTTGGCCGGCGGCACCGAATCCATGAGCAATATCCCGTTTTTTTTCCGCAAAGACACGCAGGAGATATTCGGCGAAGTGCAGAGGGCCAAAACAGCCGTGGCCAGGTTGTGGGCCTTTTTAAAATTTCGTCCGCGTCATTTCAGCCCGCGCATCGGTCTCATGCTGGGCTTGACCGATCCGGTCTGCGGTTTGGGCATGGGGCAGACCGCGGAGGTGCTGGCCAAGGAATTCGGCATTACGCGCAAAGAACAGGACGAATTTTCTTTGTTGAGCCATCAAAAGGCCATTGCCGGCCGCTATGCGCTGCGCCAGGAGATCGTGCCGGTCATTCCGGGTCCGAAATTCAGGGAACTTGTGATGGATGACAATGGTCCCCGCGAGGGGCAGACCATGGAGGCCCTGGGTAAATTAAAAGCCGTGTTTGACAGGACCGGCGGCACGGTCACGGCCGGCAACGCCAGCCAGATCACCGACGGGGCTGTGGCCCTTTTGGTCGCTTCCGAAAGCCGCGCGAAAGAATTGGGCCTTGAGCCCCTGGGGTATATCCGGTCTTTCGCTTTTGCCGGAGTGGAGCCGCGGCGCATGGGCATAGGCCCGGCCCACGCCATTCCCATAGCTTTAAAGAAAGCGGGTTTGAAATTGTCCGACATGCAGGCCGTTGAGATCAATGAGGCCTTTGCCGTGCAGGTCTTGGCTTGTTTGAAAGCCATGGATTCGCCGCAATTCGCCAAGCAATTCGGTTATGAGGGGTATACAGGGTCCATAGATCCGGCCAAGCTGAACGTCAACGGCGGGGCCGTGGCTTTGGGGCATCCCGTCGGTGCCACCGGGGCGCGGCTCATTTTGACCATGTTGAAACATTTGAAACGCAATAACCTCAATAGGGGATTAGTGTCTTTGTGTATTGGCGGAGGCCAGGGGGCAGCCGTAGTTTTGGAACGTTGA
- the gcvH gene encoding glycine cleavage system protein GcvH, translating to MSGAVEIIDHYLYTKDHEWINIEDNTGTVGITDYAQNALGDVTYIELPKEGTEVEQFEQFVSVESVKAASDIFSPMSGRVTEVNRALQDDPGLINKDCYEKGWIAKIEITSSEEASSLMTAEDYRNYLTTIEQ from the coding sequence ATGAGCGGCGCTGTTGAGATCATTGACCATTATCTGTACACCAAGGACCACGAGTGGATCAATATTGAGGACAATACCGGCACCGTCGGCATCACCGATTATGCCCAGAACGCCCTGGGCGACGTCACCTATATCGAACTTCCCAAGGAAGGGACGGAGGTTGAACAGTTCGAGCAGTTCGTTTCTGTTGAGTCGGTCAAGGCGGCCAGCGATATTTTTTCTCCCATGTCCGGCCGGGTGACCGAGGTCAACCGCGCCCTGCAAGACGATCCGGGCCTGATCAACAAGGACTGTTACGAAAAGGGCTGGATCGCCAAGATCGAGATCACCAGCTCCGAAGAGGCCTCTTCCTTAATGACGGCCGAGGACTACCGCAATTACCTCACAACCATAGAGCAATGA
- a CDS encoding lipoate--protein ligase family protein: MRFEDVSFPDPRQNIDFDENLLRLADKEGAGPVVRFWESPRVFIVVGRIGKIEEDVRLKEAEADGIPILRRASGGGTVVQGPGCLNYALVLSKIQYPVLNDLRKSYEWISAKVIAALEPLGVKALFRPTSDIVLAGSEKKFSGNAQKRGKDHILHHGTILYDFDLSLITRYLAIPKDVPEYRKGRPHADFVTNVPIDPAAFKVHLRRLLS; encoded by the coding sequence ATGCGTTTTGAAGATGTTTCATTCCCCGATCCCCGGCAAAATATTGATTTTGATGAGAATTTATTGCGTTTAGCTGATAAGGAGGGGGCGGGGCCTGTTGTGCGTTTTTGGGAATCCCCGCGCGTTTTTATCGTGGTCGGCCGCATCGGGAAGATCGAAGAAGATGTCCGCCTCAAAGAGGCCGAAGCTGATGGCATCCCCATTTTGCGCCGCGCTTCCGGCGGAGGCACGGTGGTGCAGGGGCCCGGCTGCCTCAACTACGCGCTGGTCCTTTCTAAAATACAATATCCCGTTCTCAACGATCTGCGCAAGTCCTATGAATGGATCAGCGCCAAGGTCATTGCCGCCCTGGAGCCATTGGGGGTCAAAGCCCTGTTTCGGCCTACTTCTGATATTGTTTTAGCGGGCAGCGAAAAGAAATTCTCCGGCAATGCCCAGAAACGGGGCAAGGATCATATCCTGCATCACGGCACCATCCTTTATGATTTTGACCTGTCCCTGATCACCAGATATCTGGCCATACCCAAAGACGTTCCCGAATACCGCAAAGGCCGTCCCCACGCGGATTTCGTGACCAATGTCCCCATTGACCCGGCCGCGTTCAAGGTTCATCTGCGCAGGCTTTTGTCTTGA
- a CDS encoding transketolase: protein MSVKPLDIVSLERQAVQIRHEILETLACAGSGHPGGSLSSVEIMLTLYGHQMSHKPSDPKWEGRDRLIISKGHVSPVVYVTLANFGYFPKEELKTFRKFGARLQGHVHTKVPGVEFSTGSLGHGLAFANGIALGARMRGKDFKVYCLLGDGEIQEGSVWEAAMTAAHYKLDHVCAIVDYNKVQENGPTNEIKNLEPLGQKWASFGWHVFEVNGHSIKDLVAAFDALKDIQGKPSVIIAHTVKGKGVSFMEGKSAWHGKAPNQEQLAQALKELSAGGGSASGGK from the coding sequence GTGTCTGTAAAGCCGCTCGATATCGTTTCCCTCGAACGTCAAGCCGTTCAAATACGCCATGAGATCTTAGAGACCCTCGCCTGCGCCGGTTCCGGCCATCCGGGCGGTTCCTTGTCCAGCGTCGAGATCATGCTCACCCTTTATGGGCATCAGATGAGCCATAAGCCGTCTGATCCGAAATGGGAGGGCCGCGACCGCCTCATCATTTCCAAAGGCCATGTCAGCCCCGTGGTTTATGTGACGCTGGCCAATTTCGGTTATTTCCCCAAAGAAGAATTAAAAACATTCCGCAAGTTCGGCGCCCGTCTGCAGGGCCACGTGCATACCAAGGTCCCGGGCGTTGAATTCAGCACCGGGTCTTTGGGGCATGGGCTTGCGTTCGCCAACGGCATTGCTTTGGGCGCCCGGATGCGCGGCAAGGATTTCAAGGTCTATTGCCTCCTGGGCGACGGCGAGATCCAGGAAGGGTCGGTGTGGGAAGCGGCCATGACCGCGGCCCACTACAAACTTGACCATGTCTGCGCCATCGTGGATTACAACAAGGTGCAGGAGAACGGCCCCACCAATGAGATCAAAAATTTGGAGCCGCTGGGTCAAAAATGGGCTTCGTTCGGCTGGCATGTTTTTGAGGTCAACGGGCACAGCATCAAGGACCTGGTTGCGGCGTTTGACGCGCTCAAAGACATCCAGGGCAAACCTTCGGTCATCATCGCCCACACGGTCAAAGGCAAAGGCGTTTCATTCATGGAAGGCAAAAGCGCCTGGCACGGCAAGGCACCTAATCAAGAGCAATTGGCCCAGGCATTAAAGGAATTGTCCGCCGGAGGCGGATCCGCCTCTGGCGGAAAATAA